The genomic segment aaaaaaaaaaacctgaACATCTAAAATCTTCCTAgccaaaaaattaatttaccacaatgaaaaaaaaaaaaaaaaattaaattaaatgatataatataatataaagggTTATTTTCCAATTAGTTgtaaataaagaataaaaaaattaaacaagtaaataaaatgaataaatatcataaattataaaattaatatcaagaagaacaagaaaaaaaaaaaagaaatatatatatatatatatatatatatatatataatatataaatactatgtaaaataaaatgtatacatatttacTTATACTGTTCAGTACGCTTTATAATTTGCCACTGTTCcgtatgaataataatttgatCCGTGTAAAATATGTTCGATTTCTTCTGCTCGttgaaaagaaaagatattTCCTCCAACTTGTAAAATTCTATAGAAACTCCAAACTAACTGAATAACAAAATAAGCTATTaagaacataaaaaaatgtatgaCCATTTCCATAATTCCATagtacatattataattaagtGTAACACTCCTTTGccaataaaaattattataataccaTTGAACACTATGAGCTGTTGTTGTATTATATAGGCAAATTAAAAATTCAATAGCTTCCACCATATAATTTATGACTACAATATTATAAGCAATGTAAGCGGTAAATGCATTTTTATGAGAAACTGAAAAGAATATTAACATGGcacaaataaaattaaaggttgatataatcataaaaaagGTTGTATTATAATGGGACATATGTGTTAACATAACTATGGACACTAATATTAAAAGTATTGCGTATATAATACTTGCAGTCCCAATAGAAAAGCATAAAAATCTTTTCATAGTCCATCTTTTCATTCTATCTTTTCCGAACATTTTTGTAAACCTacttcataattatttatatctatttGAAATATACGTAAGTAAATTTCATTTGGTTgtgttgaaaaaaaaaaaacaaaaacaaaaaaacaattaaattaaaatatattatattattctatGTTCAAAATGGAAaagttataaataatatctcttttattaaaaacatgtaacaatatataaaggtatattaatgtataataaatatattcatttgtaAATTTAAAgccatataaaaataaataaatatatacaacaatatttaaatgtattattttttctaacaccatatatttattacggAATAATTCTATGCATTGTAAAAAgacaattaatatatatcatgtgTATAACacataattatgataattcgTTCagtatattatacatatatatatatatatatatatatatataacatatagttttttttatttgtttatttatttatttatttttcatctttttttaatttttataatatatatataaaaaaattaatatgtgAACCAAAGATTTACAtcataaacaaatataatattaaacgaataaataaaataaaataaaaaaaaagatagtataaaaaaattgatttTGTTTTATCATATCAGTCATTttatgtgaaaaaaaaaaaaatatatatatgtgcttcTCAGTGCAGAATCGGTTACAAAAAATGtaccataaaaaaataagataaaaaaaaaaaaaaaacaagacaAGACAAGACAACAAAAATACAAACAATAaactaataatataaaatataattaatttaaatgtaataaatataatatttatttaaatataaatcgAATGTGAAATCTATAATACATAGACAAAATTTGTGAAACATCCTAAGCCTAATGGAAAACCATTTAAACATAAAAacgtatatacatatgtattatattattttaaaatggtTCTACATGCTTACAATTgagaatgaataaatatgtatcCCAAAATTTTCAATCcattggtatatatatatatatatattgaaaaaaaaaaaaagaaagaaatatgtAGTCTATTAGtggataataaaatatataaatggtgAACTTAACAtcatatatagaaaatatatacatacatacatatatatatatatatatatatatatatatatatatatatattaaaggtattcatttattttcatcttgAAATGTTCTATAAGGAAAAAtgacaaattatatattgttggacatatttttttgtgccctaaaaaaaaaaaaaaaaaaaacgtacACTGCTACGATGAGGCATAAAAAAggttatacaaataaatatataatttatttttaaaaagatatatttctCTTGAATGAATTTTGAAATGAatctaataaaattttaattttacaaataaaatattataatggaCATGaagtataaaattttattttattttaattttttttttcccttttttccaaaaaataacatacaattttgtacaaaaataaaatataattatataaataaatatatatatatatatataaatatataatagtacAAATATAAcgtcatataaatataacttggtataaacatataatcaTACACATATACAATCATgtaattatacatacataattatatatatatatatatatatatatatatatatataatatttttattttaattttcgctaatgaaagaaaataaacaaatattatttgaaaagGTATACCCTGAATACAATTGTATGAGAATACACTTTGACGTGTTAGACTCTACACAATTATTTAgcaaaagaaataaaaaattctttataaaaagtgggaaattaaaagaaaacaatACGATAATTATTAGTTGTAATATTCAAACGAACGGTATAGGGACCAGAGATACTAAAAGAAATATGGATCGTTATTGGTTATCTGATAAGGggaatttatttatttcatttatatttttatggaaTAAAAATCagatgaataaaataaattgtttAGCTCAAACATGTACAGTAGCTATAAGTAAAACAatagaatattataatttgagAACACAAATAAAATGGATAAATGATGTTTTAattgattataaaaaaattgctGGATGTTTAGTAAATTTACAATATTTAGATGATATACACTTTACGGATATCTATTCtaattatgtttatattatatgtggtATAGGTATTAATGTAGAATTAATGGATGATTATAATTTGTTAACTACAAATTTTACatctattaaaaaagaactaATTAATTCAtccaatgaaaaaaaaaaaatatattctatacCATCAGTTGAACAAGTTAcagaaaaattaataaacaaCTTTTTTCTtactattaataaattaagtaACCATggtttttcttcattattagaTTACATATCTATACgtcttttatataaagaaaaaaaagttgTTATTGATcaagataataatacaattacTGGCTACTTGGAAGATTTGTCTGATGATGGTTCTATAATCTTATTGGAAGAGAAGACTAGTAAAATTGTGTATATAAACCATGGACATTTGTTCTCACATGAACAAtggaacaaaaaataatataataaaaaaaaaatatatatatatatatatatatatatatgtgtgaaaaatattcttcataaattaaaattttaatgtataattaagacttcataatattataacttATTTTTTAGTACATATTATAGTTCATTTGATATATAGGTAAACAATGTTATGACAAACAAAATGATGTAAGAAATATGAGCACGTATGAGCTGActattccatttttttttttttttttatatacaaccAATTATATTAGCatccttttaatttttttaaatattacattgttagtaatttttcttatttggATTgcactacatatatatatatatatatataaatatatatatgtatatatttatatttttcatttatgatataatattaagaaaatatttaaaaaattgaagAATGCCACCAAGATTTAtaacattaaaatatataattttatattttttttattctatataaaaaaaaaaaaaaaaattaagtaaAACATAACATTATATCCTtgtatatggatatataaaaaagtatagtttatattcaatatatatatatatatgatatatatttttatttttattttttcttttttttctactaaatgatgtaataaaaaaaaaaatatattattatatttgtttcattttttttgaaccttttattttttataattactaaaaaaaaaaaataaataagtacctctttttttatatttctataaagATAAACCTCATAACAACTTTGTGTGCACATaaaacatgtatatataaaaatattatataatatattaatattttttaaggattattaattatatacatatagatCTCTTATTTTtgactatattatatatatattgtataaaatgaacgaaagaaataaataaaaaatttaaaaataatacaaaaataaaaaaatatatatatataataaataatatatatatatttttttaaattaaagaacaagaaacttttttttttttttttttttttttttttttcttaaaaatataatatttattagtagttgtatgttatatatatttattaatattatatatgtatataatataatataatataatatagtttaaaacaataaatgaataatatatatatatatcatttatatattataaaaatacgattgatttttttttttttttttttctttctatatttaaattaatttttttatagaattatatatatatatatatatatatatatatatatatataaaacatcttttaaaaatattcattaaaatttttttttttttttttattcttatttacatgttgattttttctttctttattatttatttgttgattatttatttttattatttttattattttttattttaatttattttatttttttttttgttaattattattatattcataataaaaaagaaattattatatatattttatttctttatgaattatatatatatatatatatgaataaatataaaataggtatataatatatatattatatataaatttttaatgtatttatatatatatgttaaattcTAAAGAGAAGGAAGTAAATGGTAGCCCATCAGATTCTCTAAATGGAGATGCAGAAAATGAGaatgaaaatgaaagaaaatgTTTATGGGTACCAGATGAAGAGGTAACAAACTGTTATAGTTGTAATGTGGTTTTTAATGTAAGAGTAAGAAAACATCATTGTAGAGCATGTGGGAATGTATTTTGTTCAAATTGTtctgataataaaataaaaataagtgaATATAGTTATTCTGAAAAGGTTAGAGTATGTGATCGTTGTTTTATGGAAAGATCTTCTCCTCAaactttattattacaagaaGATTTAGGTGCaagaaaacaaataaatcaGGATTTAAAAAAAGCATTAAGTGAAAAAATGGCAATAGTAGAAAGATTTAAAACCTTTTTAATTGAATTTGATAATGAAATTTTGAATAATACAGATAACACCGATGGTAATACAGATGttctttctttattaaaaagagGAGAGAAAGGTTTAAAAAgcttaaatgaaaaaattaaaaattatgattcAATTATTGAAGAACAAAAGAATCAATTAGAAAATTTGAAAATggaaaaagaacaaaaaatggaattaaataaaatgctAAATTTAAGAAATCATGAAATTCAacagaaaaatattaatattaaaaatcttatgaaagaaaaaaatgaactaGCACTCGTGAAAGAAGAATCAGAAGGTATTATTGAATCCTATAAAAAACAAGTTGagaaattaattataagaTGTAATCAACtagaattagaaaaaaaaacatataataaaaatgatctAAATAATTTCTCTATGACAAATACAAGTTCTTCTTCATACAACCAAGgttcttcttttaatttgcCCTCTAATGGTATGTCAGTATCATATACCATAGCTGACGGCCCAAACGAATATATGGAGGATGAAAATTGTTGTAATAGATGTCAGAGAAGAATGTgtaatattatgtaaaaagGTACAAGtgtaagtatatatatatatatatatataaatttaattaaaaaatgtatatttgtaggtttatatattataaattaaacttatacatttataaaataataagcttttcatgtttataattttttatatttatttttttgttttttttataaaattaatattattttactcctttgttttattttctttttttttccttcattttaaatatgcatacatattatcattccgcccatataataataataataataatatatatatatatatatatttagattatataaatatcatatttgtattatttccacctaataatatgaaagaaatatgatatatctgtttttttttttttttttttttttttttttttcttttttttttccccctcTTTATACACATTGCTGTATGtatattgatttattttatttgtttaaagtaaagaaaaagaggaaatatatatatccgtACATTCATATGATTTAATTATAAGaagtaaaataatttttttatatattattttatttttcttacatGATGGATtccaaaataaaatatatatttcataagctaatttttttttcttttttctatattatattataatatatttgttatatatatatatatatatatatatatatatatatatatttatatattggaaAACAACcttttcatttataatattatattatttgattttattttattttattttattttatttgtttttagtttttttttttttttttttttcttttttcttttttcttttttctttttttatataataaaattgggtaatataatttttatgcattttatttttatatatgttttaaactttaaaaattattaattaatatgaatcatattataaagaaaaaaatttaattacatatgtatatatatatatatatatatatatatatatcataattaatattaattcatTTACACAAATGAATTTAACATATTAAGTtttcatcataatatatccttttgaaaaatataagacTTTGGTAATGGAGgtctatatgtatatttatctaCTATAactaaattattaatattattactatatatatcattGGATGTTaagttattatttaatgatatatgttcaatttttttatttatgttaataTGGGGATAGGAATATTTCCATTCACCGTTTACAAATCCCTTTGCTGAAATGTTATGTCTTATTTTTGTTTGATTAAGATATATATCTCCGATTAATTTACCTCTAAAAGGTCTCAtactatatttaatatatttaaggtAAAAATAGGTATTGTTTTTAACATCTTTGTCTacaatataatgaaaatcatttattttaatgacctttttattttcatcatattgatttattatatcattgtgattattcacattattgtTAGTATATCCTTCGATAGCATGTTCTTTTACATCATCATTTCCTTCGATCgtattttcttttacatCATCGTTTtcttccatattattatcttcaccCCTATTTgcatcctttttatttttttttaaaaaaaatttatgacTGTTCAGGTAAATTGGATTCCAAAAAAGGCAGTTAATACCATTAAATGGTAAAGTGTGACATGTttcaaataaattttttctaCTGGGATCTTTATTTGTAAATtcagaaaaaaattttaaatttaattgtTCTATATCTACCCATCTTTTCTGATGTGTGTGCCAAGGATACTTGTCAACACATGGCCAAAACGCTTGTCTAGTTCTTGAATCTCTTGCTCTATACGGAGATTTGTACATACGAAAATATGGGTACatgatatttttatgtttaaatTGTCTCCTATTAGGAGTACCAATAGCACTTTTTATCCAAATATGTACCCGCTTACTttcatctttatttatttttattgacGACATTGTTTATTTGTAAAGCTAACAAGAAATGTGAATATGTGAATAATTAAacgaataaatatatgtataaattagctatttaccaaaaaaaaaaaaaaaaaaaaataaaataaaataaaaatatatatatatatatatatatataataaataaaagctAGATAgccataattattattattattaaaattaaaaatttttcatttttgtactaaaaaaattaattacaagggaaaaataaaatataatatattataaaacaacTTATAAcacccaaaaaaaaaaaaaaaaaaaaaaaaaaaaaatcataaatacataaaaataacaaacaTATTTAGAtcaaagaagaaaaaaaggattaaaatataatatagaaataattcatttttttggaACTGCATTTGTTAATTGATaaaattgtaatataaacaaataaaataatatggaacataaaaataaaaaaaaaaaaaaaaaattatatacatatatatatatatatatatatatatatttatttatttgtttatgtgtatattttggttattataaaaaaaatgaagtgaATACAGATAACACATCTTTTTTACATGTTTCTTTTCTCTTATCATTGTGTAGTAGTAAAAactatatattcattaataaatatctaaaagttttttttgttttttctttaatgaaatggttatatattatataaaacattattataaatattttattaatattaattatagcgcataattaaattaatattgatTTCGTAATaagtaaaagtaagaaatTCGTATTGATACAACTACTATATTGAGGAATtctataaagaatatatatgggataaatataaacatagcacatttttacaatatataaatatatatatttatcgaataaataagaaaaatattcctatatattttaaagtaATAAAGtgtacaaaaataaattcaGCTTTTTTTAcatcataaatattacataaacattacacatatatatatatatatatatatatatatatattatgtgacaattgatttatataatataatattatgtcatttattttttttttaaagaattatgatacacaatttaataaaaatattaataaattctttttatcttattttttgtttttatatgaaaagtttattaatatattatatctttataattatattaattcatatagacaatattttattcataaaaatgaaaaaatttactactatttattaaaaaaaaaaaaaaaaaaaaaaaaaaggaaaggaAAGGGTACAAtcctattatattatattatatatat from the Plasmodium falciparum 3D7 genome assembly, chromosome: 14 genome contains:
- a CDS encoding rhoptry protein, putative, producing the protein MFGKDRMKRWTMKRFLCFSIGTASIIYAILLILVSIVMLTHMSHYNTTFFMIISTFNFICAMLIFFSVSHKNAFTAYIAYNIVVINYMVEAIEFLICLYNTTTAHSVQWYYNNFYWQRSVTLNYNMYYGIMEMVIHFFMFLIAYFVIQLVWSFYRILQVGGNIFSFQRAEEIEHILHGSNYYSYGTVANYKAY
- a CDS encoding biotin--protein ligase 2, whose product is MKENKQILFEKVYPEYNCMRIHFDVLDSTQLFSKRNKKFFIKSGKLKENNTIIISCNIQTNGIGTRDTKRNMDRYWLSDKGNLFISFIFLWNKNQMNKINCLAQTCTVAISKTIEYYNLRTQIKWINDVLIDYKKIAGCLVNLQYLDDIHFTDIYSNYVYIICGIGINVELMDDYNLLTTNFTSIKKELINSSNEKKKIYSIPSVEQVTEKLINNFFLTINKLSNHGFSSLLDYISIRLLYKEKKVVIDQDNNTITGYLEDLSDDGSIILLEEKTSKIVYINHGHLFSHEQWNKK
- a CDS encoding FYVE and coiled-coil domain-containing protein, whose product is MLNSKEKEVNGSPSDSLNGDAENENENERKCLWVPDEEVTNCYSCNVVFNVRVRKHHCRACGNVFCSNCSDNKIKISEYSYSEKVRVCDRCFMERSSPQTLLLQEDLGARKQINQDLKKALSEKMAIVERFKTFLIEFDNEILNNTDNTDGNTDVLSLLKRGEKGLKSLNEKIKNYDSIIEEQKNQLENLKMEKEQKMELNKMLNLRNHEIQQKNINIKNLMKEKNELALVKEESEGIIESYKKQVEKLIIRCNQLELEKKTYNKNDLNNFSMTNTSSSSYNQGSSFNLPSNGMSVSYTIADGPNEYMEDENCCNRCQRRMCNIM